One Alicyclobacillus acidoterrestris DNA window includes the following coding sequences:
- the panB gene encoding 3-methyl-2-oxobutanoate hydroxymethyltransferase, whose protein sequence is MTKKVTVRTLLNMKKSGDHIAMMTAYDFPTAKLLSDAGLHVLLIGDSLGMVVQGHETTIPVTVDHMIYHTSMVSRGADGPLIVTDLPFMSYHASPEVALHNAGRILQEGGAHAVKLEGGREMAPTVARLVEAGVPVMAHIGLTPQSVHALGGFALQGKTLASAKRILDDARALEAAGAFAVVLEAVPAQLAALVTQRLRIPTIGIGAGPDCDGQVLVFHDFIGYTSGYIPKHNKRFADVANTISEAARAYVDEVGGGSFPGEAQTVRLSDEAWETILAELKGESDATN, encoded by the coding sequence GTGACAAAAAAAGTCACCGTACGGACATTGTTGAACATGAAAAAATCCGGCGATCACATCGCCATGATGACAGCCTATGATTTTCCGACAGCCAAACTGCTCTCCGATGCAGGGCTGCACGTCCTGTTGATCGGGGATTCACTCGGCATGGTCGTGCAGGGGCACGAGACGACCATACCTGTCACTGTAGATCACATGATTTACCATACCAGCATGGTGTCGCGCGGCGCTGATGGTCCGTTGATTGTGACGGATTTGCCGTTTATGTCGTATCACGCGTCGCCAGAGGTAGCGTTACACAACGCTGGTCGCATTCTTCAGGAAGGCGGTGCGCACGCCGTGAAGCTCGAGGGCGGTCGGGAGATGGCGCCGACGGTGGCGCGGCTCGTCGAGGCGGGGGTGCCCGTAATGGCGCACATTGGCCTCACACCGCAGTCGGTGCACGCCCTAGGTGGCTTTGCGTTGCAGGGGAAGACATTGGCGTCTGCAAAGCGAATTCTCGATGACGCACGCGCGCTGGAGGCAGCGGGTGCTTTTGCGGTGGTGCTGGAAGCGGTGCCGGCGCAATTGGCCGCACTCGTGACACAGCGGTTGCGGATTCCGACTATCGGCATTGGCGCTGGGCCAGACTGTGATGGACAGGTGCTCGTGTTCCACGACTTTATCGGATACACATCTGGCTATATTCCCAAGCACAACAAACGGTTTGCCGATGTGGCGAACACGATTTCGGAGGCTGCTCGCGCGTATGTCGATGAGGTCGGCGGCGGCAGTTTCCCTGGTGAGGCTCAGACGGTTCGACTTAGCGACGAAGCGTGGGAGACCATATTGGCAGAATTGAAGGGTGAGTCAGATGCAACAAACTGA
- the panC gene encoding pantoate--beta-alanine ligase has translation MQQTETGQIQQIETIAQLRQVVKEARSQGKTIGLVPTMGYLHEGHLSLVQAAAERADFVVVSIFVNPLQFGPSEDLANYPRDLHHDLALLTTQGAAHVVFTPSVEEMYPQPMATRVELPELSGFLCGKTRPTHFQGVATVVSKLFHIVLPDFAFFGQKDGQQLAIIRRMVKDLNFPIEIVGVPTVREADGLAKSSRNVYLTPDERAHATVLYRTLCWARDQIATRKVTGSELAAGMRQRISEDGVARVDYAEVVSMDTLAPIDQIEGPVMLAVAAYFGKARLIDNMQLVVEHGRIVG, from the coding sequence ATGCAACAAACTGAGACAGGGCAGATTCAACAAATTGAGACTATCGCGCAATTGCGGCAGGTTGTGAAGGAAGCGAGATCGCAAGGGAAAACCATCGGTCTCGTGCCGACCATGGGGTACTTGCACGAAGGGCATCTGTCCCTTGTGCAAGCCGCTGCAGAGCGCGCAGACTTCGTCGTCGTCAGCATTTTTGTCAACCCGTTGCAGTTTGGTCCGTCGGAGGATCTCGCCAACTACCCGCGGGATCTTCATCACGATCTCGCCCTCCTCACCACACAAGGCGCCGCTCACGTCGTCTTCACGCCGAGCGTCGAGGAGATGTATCCGCAGCCGATGGCTACGCGCGTCGAGTTGCCAGAGTTGTCCGGTTTTCTGTGCGGTAAAACACGTCCTACACATTTTCAGGGCGTCGCGACGGTCGTCAGCAAGCTATTCCATATCGTACTTCCGGATTTCGCCTTTTTCGGGCAGAAGGACGGGCAGCAGTTGGCGATTATCCGCCGGATGGTCAAAGACCTCAATTTCCCGATTGAGATTGTCGGCGTGCCGACGGTGCGCGAGGCGGACGGCTTGGCAAAAAGTTCGCGTAACGTCTATCTGACACCGGATGAACGTGCGCATGCCACGGTCTTGTATCGCACATTGTGCTGGGCGCGGGATCAGATTGCAACGCGGAAAGTGACTGGTAGCGAGCTCGCGGCGGGCATGCGGCAGAGGATTTCGGAGGATGGCGTGGCACGCGTGGATTACGCAGAGGTTGTGAGTATGGATACCTTGGCGCCGATCGATCAGATTGAGGGCCCTGTTATGCTCGCAGTCGCAGCGTACTTCGGCAAGGCTCGGTTGATTGATAACATGCAGCTTGTCGTCGAGCATGGACGGATTGTCGGTTAA
- a CDS encoding NAD(P)-dependent malic enzyme, protein MSLKEEALELHRLHVGKLAVTPKMTVETERDLSLAYSPGVAEPCKEIRRDVEMSYEYTGKGNTIAIVTNGTAVLGLGNIGAAAALPVMEGKAVLFKRFAGVDAFPICINSGDPDEVVRTVKLLESQFGGVNLEDIAAPTCFEIEQRLIEETNIPIFHDDQHGTAIVTAAALMNALKLAGKAVDSVRVVVNGAGAAGVATVDLLLSMGIHDIVLCDTRGAIYAGRSEGMNPMKEALAKRTNVFKLRGSLAEVIVDADVFIGVSVADALTPEMVQAMAPDPIIFAMANPDPEILPEVARGLGALVIGTGRSDYPNQVNNVLAFPGVFRGVLDVRASRITLGMKAAAANAIASLVSESELRPDYVIPKPFHALVAPSVAEAVAQAAIAEGVARRTVRRLEVFERTTSLVRV, encoded by the coding sequence ATGTCCTTGAAGGAAGAGGCGTTAGAGCTACACCGCTTACATGTCGGCAAGTTGGCTGTGACGCCGAAAATGACTGTCGAGACGGAACGCGATTTGAGTTTGGCCTATTCGCCGGGTGTTGCAGAGCCTTGTAAAGAGATTCGACGGGATGTGGAAATGAGTTACGAGTACACGGGCAAAGGCAACACCATCGCCATCGTCACGAATGGTACCGCAGTTTTGGGGCTTGGCAATATCGGCGCGGCGGCTGCGCTGCCTGTGATGGAAGGCAAGGCGGTTTTGTTCAAGCGATTCGCGGGCGTGGACGCTTTCCCGATTTGCATTAACTCGGGAGATCCCGATGAGGTCGTCCGAACCGTCAAACTGCTGGAGAGCCAATTTGGCGGTGTCAATCTAGAAGATATCGCGGCACCGACGTGTTTCGAAATTGAGCAAAGGCTGATTGAGGAGACCAACATTCCAATCTTCCATGATGACCAACACGGTACCGCCATTGTCACTGCCGCCGCATTGATGAATGCGCTTAAATTGGCAGGCAAGGCGGTGGACAGTGTGCGCGTCGTCGTCAATGGGGCCGGAGCCGCTGGCGTGGCCACGGTGGATTTACTCTTGTCGATGGGGATTCACGACATCGTCTTGTGTGACACGCGGGGTGCGATTTATGCGGGGCGAAGCGAAGGCATGAATCCGATGAAGGAGGCGCTGGCGAAGCGGACGAACGTATTTAAGTTGCGGGGATCACTCGCTGAGGTCATCGTCGACGCAGACGTCTTTATTGGCGTGTCTGTCGCCGATGCGCTGACGCCGGAGATGGTGCAGGCTATGGCGCCGGATCCGATTATATTCGCCATGGCAAATCCCGACCCGGAGATTCTACCGGAGGTCGCAAGGGGCTTGGGCGCTTTGGTGATTGGGACCGGTCGGTCGGATTATCCAAACCAAGTGAACAACGTGCTGGCGTTCCCAGGTGTTTTTCGCGGCGTTCTCGACGTGCGAGCCAGTCGCATCACGTTGGGAATGAAAGCGGCTGCAGCCAACGCGATTGCCAGCTTGGTGTCCGAGTCCGAATTGCGCCCGGATTACGTCATCCCCAAACCGTTTCACGCGCTGGTGGCGCCGTCGGTCGCAGAAGCAGTGGCCCAGGCCGCCATTGCGGAAGGTGTGGCGCGCCGGACGGTTCGTCGGCTAGAGGTATTTGAACGCACGACGTCGCTGGTGCGCGTGTAA
- a CDS encoding proline iminopeptidase-family hydrolase, which translates to MHKEGFVEVEGGRIWYQINGRESGVPLVGLHGGPGGSSVGMERLLALSDDRPIVLYDQLGSGKSERPSDASLWRVDRFVRELATLRSVLGLEQVHLLGHSWGTMLLADYLLTQPTGVVSAIFSSPCLSAPRWVADADRLRLDLPADVQQVLTECEATGNTKSQAYKQATGVYMKKHVCRVEISPEERARRDAAFGEEVYNAMWGPSEFHATGTLKTYDRTDRLHEITVPTLFTCGRYDEASPESTKYYQSLVPGAKYHVFEESSHSAMREQPEEYLRVIRNFVASAERTNA; encoded by the coding sequence ATGCATAAAGAAGGGTTTGTGGAAGTAGAGGGCGGGCGCATTTGGTATCAAATCAACGGGCGTGAATCCGGTGTCCCGCTCGTCGGTTTACACGGTGGCCCAGGAGGTTCTTCGGTCGGTATGGAGCGGCTGTTGGCGCTATCCGACGACAGGCCAATTGTCCTGTATGATCAATTGGGGTCTGGCAAGTCTGAACGCCCGTCCGACGCGTCGCTCTGGCGTGTAGATCGGTTTGTTCGAGAACTCGCCACCTTGCGTTCAGTGCTTGGCCTCGAACAGGTACATTTACTGGGACATTCGTGGGGGACCATGCTGTTGGCAGATTACTTGTTGACGCAGCCGACAGGCGTCGTCAGTGCGATTTTCTCGAGTCCTTGTCTGAGTGCGCCGCGTTGGGTAGCCGACGCGGATAGGTTGCGACTCGATTTGCCTGCCGATGTTCAGCAGGTTCTCACGGAGTGCGAGGCGACGGGCAACACGAAGTCTCAAGCGTATAAACAAGCAACCGGAGTGTACATGAAAAAGCACGTGTGTCGGGTCGAAATTTCCCCAGAGGAACGCGCGCGAAGGGATGCCGCCTTTGGGGAGGAGGTCTACAACGCGATGTGGGGACCTTCCGAATTTCATGCCACAGGCACGCTGAAGACGTATGACCGAACGGATAGGTTGCACGAAATTACGGTTCCAACACTCTTTACTTGTGGTCGCTACGACGAGGCGAGCCCTGAGTCGACCAAGTATTATCAATCGCTAGTCCCAGGTGCCAAGTATCACGTATTTGAAGAGAGTTCCCATTCGGCAATGCGCGAGCAGCCGGAGGAATATCTCCGTGTGATTCGCAATTTCGTCGCCAGTGCCGAGCGGACTAACGCGTAA
- a CDS encoding aromatic ring-hydroxylating oxygenase subunit alpha produces the protein MLHDVWYAACQAADVTTDPRMVTILDHPYVLYRSHANQLVAVDGYCPHRGCDLSIGHVDNGELVCPFHGWRFDKTGQCTRIPANRADTPIPKRFRLTTYPVLECSGMVWIYTGNQDINSSELPTARSFATFPELTDENWRGVPFQQTWKAHFTRVVESVIDVSHLPFVHPEVTGTDVDPTVDGPEYHVRENVIVIHPTPFAPSHPMEPVHPEQTSTAKSEIELRFPNQWIIRTPFGDHGMMCTFLTFTPINDHVTQIFGLALRNFDHDAPWLDDFHIDHTIRVMEEDQRIIESIRPKIAPFALRDECHVASDVPTIRYRVMLANALEQQSTRRSSSTQITCRGID, from the coding sequence ATGCTACACGACGTTTGGTATGCGGCTTGCCAAGCTGCAGATGTCACGACGGATCCAAGGATGGTAACCATTCTCGACCATCCGTACGTGTTATATCGCAGTCACGCCAATCAACTGGTCGCTGTCGACGGCTATTGCCCGCATCGCGGCTGCGACTTATCAATTGGCCATGTGGACAACGGCGAATTGGTTTGTCCGTTTCACGGTTGGCGATTTGATAAAACGGGTCAATGCACACGCATCCCGGCCAACAGGGCCGACACTCCGATTCCAAAGCGATTTCGCCTCACCACGTATCCTGTCCTAGAATGTTCCGGCATGGTATGGATTTATACGGGTAACCAGGATATCAATTCCTCGGAATTACCTACCGCTCGATCTTTTGCGACATTCCCCGAGCTGACCGATGAGAATTGGCGCGGCGTGCCATTCCAGCAAACGTGGAAGGCGCATTTTACGCGGGTGGTGGAGAGCGTAATAGACGTATCTCACCTGCCGTTCGTACATCCGGAAGTCACCGGTACAGACGTCGACCCAACCGTTGATGGTCCGGAGTACCACGTCCGAGAAAACGTGATTGTGATTCACCCTACGCCATTTGCACCATCCCATCCGATGGAGCCAGTACATCCAGAACAGACGTCCACGGCCAAAAGTGAAATCGAGTTGCGTTTCCCCAATCAGTGGATTATCCGAACACCTTTCGGCGATCACGGCATGATGTGCACATTTCTCACGTTCACACCAATCAATGACCACGTCACGCAGATTTTTGGTTTGGCGCTACGCAATTTTGATCACGACGCCCCCTGGCTAGACGATTTTCACATCGACCACACGATACGCGTGATGGAGGAGGATCAGCGAATCATTGAAAGCATTCGCCCGAAGATAGCGCCGTTTGCGCTGCGCGACGAGTGCCATGTGGCATCGGATGTGCCAACCATCCGCTACCGCGTGATGCTCGCGAACGCACTGGAACAACAGTCCACTAGACGTTCGTCCTCTACGCAAATAACGTGTCGGGGAATAGACTAA
- a CDS encoding peptidyl-prolyl cis-trans isomerase, whose protein sequence is MNKVLSPVIGALVGAAIVGGIWYGTSASNNQNAVVAKVDNTPITRSQLLAESESYAGSSMLSQLITNQLVLDAAQQQNIKASDAEVNQALLGLEQQNGITSDSQLNELLQQSHMTKDQLMTQLKVEVLGQKLAESKVKVTDKQIQSYYNKNKSSLTTPEKRSISDIVVKTKSKAQDIENQLKQGKDFATLAKSNSIDSVTKSKGGAMGSFTQSDLQSQYPEIASQAFKLSQGAVSDPIKVSDGYELIKVTKITPAKTPTLAQAKSEITTALKEQNAESPQQLYADLAKKANIQILDSSYASVKDSIENPQPTTMS, encoded by the coding sequence GTGAACAAGGTTCTGTCGCCCGTGATTGGTGCGCTGGTCGGCGCAGCGATTGTTGGGGGCATCTGGTATGGTACTTCGGCATCAAACAATCAAAATGCTGTTGTGGCGAAAGTGGACAACACGCCGATTACAAGGTCACAGCTGTTGGCAGAGTCCGAGTCGTACGCTGGATCGAGTATGTTATCGCAATTAATCACGAATCAATTGGTGCTCGACGCAGCACAGCAGCAGAACATCAAGGCATCGGATGCTGAGGTCAATCAGGCCTTACTGGGTCTGGAGCAGCAAAATGGCATCACGAGCGACAGCCAGCTCAATGAGTTGCTGCAGCAAAGTCACATGACTAAGGATCAGCTGATGACACAGTTGAAGGTTGAAGTCCTCGGTCAAAAGCTTGCGGAAAGTAAGGTAAAAGTGACGGACAAGCAGATTCAGAGCTACTACAACAAAAACAAGAGCAGCCTGACGACACCGGAAAAGCGGTCGATTTCGGATATTGTCGTCAAGACGAAGTCGAAGGCTCAGGATATAGAAAACCAGTTGAAGCAAGGCAAGGATTTCGCGACGCTGGCTAAGTCGAATTCTATTGACAGTGTCACGAAATCGAAGGGCGGCGCCATGGGATCGTTCACGCAATCTGACTTGCAGAGTCAGTACCCGGAGATTGCTTCGCAGGCGTTTAAGTTGAGTCAGGGTGCGGTCAGTGATCCCATTAAGGTCAGCGATGGCTACGAGTTGATTAAAGTGACGAAGATCACGCCCGCCAAGACACCAACTTTGGCACAGGCGAAGAGCGAGATCACGACGGCGCTAAAGGAACAGAACGCCGAGTCACCGCAACAGTTGTATGCGGATTTGGCGAAGAAGGCGAACATCCAAATTCTCGACAGCAGTTACGCGTCAGTCAAGGATTCCATCGAGAACCCGCAGCCTACGACAATGAGTTAA
- a CDS encoding MarR family transcriptional regulator — translation MVLPDEVAQMWEVVLHHLEQEKDRNVARLIEAFNEKQLGLTDGYQLSEIHVIDLIGSMENPNVTSIAERMHMTRGAISKIATKLKQRGDIESFQLPDNQKNLYFRLTSRGERIRSLHADLHAQAEKRVVDFFSRYASEELQVIHTFLSDVSKHIDEMLVE, via the coding sequence ATGGTACTTCCTGACGAAGTGGCACAAATGTGGGAAGTGGTCCTGCATCACTTAGAACAGGAAAAAGACCGTAACGTGGCGCGCCTGATAGAGGCGTTCAACGAAAAGCAGCTAGGCTTAACCGATGGGTATCAGTTGTCGGAAATTCATGTCATTGATCTCATAGGCAGCATGGAGAACCCAAATGTCACTTCCATCGCGGAACGGATGCACATGACGCGCGGGGCTATCTCGAAGATTGCCACCAAGTTAAAGCAACGTGGAGACATTGAGAGTTTTCAGCTCCCTGACAATCAGAAAAACTTGTATTTCCGCCTGACCAGCCGTGGGGAACGCATTCGGAGTCTGCACGCAGACTTACATGCACAGGCTGAGAAGCGCGTTGTGGACTTTTTCTCGCGTTATGCGTCGGAAGAGCTACAGGTCATTCACACGTTTTTGTCTGACGTTTCCAAACACATTGATGAAATGCTTGTTGAATAG
- a CDS encoding FMN-dependent NADH-azoreductase, with translation MATVLYITAHPLSQTQENESNCLSVGRAFITEYQATHPNDEVIELNLYQMDVPSIDQDVFMGWKKARKGQKVELTEDERKKLARHTELVDQFIGADKYVIVNPMWNKLFPPILKQYIDTLCVARKTFTYTEDGPIGLLGDKKLFHIQSQGGIYSSGPLADEEMGHRYITLVCEFLGITDVGVLFIEGQDQYPDRADTIRREAIERAKQAAKVF, from the coding sequence ATGGCGACTGTACTGTACATTACTGCACATCCACTCTCTCAAACACAGGAGAACGAGTCGAATTGTCTGTCCGTTGGTCGAGCGTTTATTACCGAATATCAAGCCACGCATCCGAATGATGAGGTCATAGAACTCAATTTGTATCAGATGGATGTACCCTCAATCGACCAAGATGTCTTTATGGGCTGGAAAAAGGCCCGAAAGGGGCAGAAAGTTGAGTTGACAGAAGATGAACGGAAGAAGTTGGCTCGACACACAGAGCTTGTTGATCAATTTATTGGCGCGGATAAGTACGTGATTGTGAATCCGATGTGGAATAAACTTTTTCCGCCTATTTTGAAACAGTACATTGATACGCTATGCGTAGCGCGAAAAACCTTCACGTACACGGAAGATGGACCCATTGGTTTGCTTGGGGACAAGAAGCTGTTTCATATTCAATCGCAGGGTGGCATTTACTCAAGTGGGCCTCTCGCCGACGAGGAGATGGGACATCGATATATCACCCTGGTGTGTGAATTTCTTGGAATCACTGACGTCGGCGTTTTATTTATCGAGGGTCAAGACCAATATCCGGATCGTGCTGATACCATCCGCCGGGAAGCAATTGAGCGGGCAAAACAAGCCGCCAAGGTATTTTAA
- a CDS encoding MFS transporter, with the protein MQTSHSKSLYRRNITLLYLFQVTSHLWFDGALWVIYWEHRGLNLFVIGLLEALLHLVSLLLDIPMGILADKIGWKYSLFLSGIAGTMYCALSLLSYVTLGAFSAFVFRGVQITLANGSDMALTYETALSSGDVNRYQSLSGRLYATQILALGLAEGLGGWLGGWNWTAVYGLFAIANLISATCSLFLCTPRPKDSKSSAHTLAAAAPSLLNMLMTSARFAVKNSTYRRWIAFSATLSGCIATFSFYGQSLLHDVGWSTQSVGILMGVECAVSAFASVTSSTITRKLNIPGIAILTASGLALFAWLPPICKAFGYLLSQVMGSTAEPLIDKSLNDLLPGSLRATLLSGNSTAFSLFMVAIFPLFGYVSSRSSTIQTYHWCSGLLLFSLVIGFPIWLWKRRRKAAIRHAKKSQGTVM; encoded by the coding sequence TTGCAAACATCTCATTCCAAGTCCTTGTACCGCCGCAATATCACACTACTGTACTTATTCCAGGTGACTTCACACCTATGGTTTGACGGTGCGCTGTGGGTGATTTATTGGGAACATCGCGGATTAAATTTGTTCGTGATAGGCCTGCTTGAAGCACTGTTACACCTGGTGTCACTCTTGCTGGACATCCCGATGGGCATACTCGCGGATAAAATCGGCTGGAAATATTCGCTCTTTCTGAGCGGTATCGCGGGCACCATGTATTGCGCGTTATCGCTCCTCTCATATGTCACCCTAGGCGCCTTTAGCGCCTTCGTATTTCGCGGGGTTCAAATCACCCTCGCCAATGGAAGCGACATGGCGCTCACTTATGAAACGGCCCTATCTAGCGGCGATGTGAATCGCTATCAGTCCCTTAGCGGTCGCCTCTATGCCACGCAAATTTTGGCACTTGGCCTGGCAGAAGGACTCGGGGGGTGGTTGGGTGGATGGAACTGGACGGCCGTCTATGGCTTGTTCGCCATCGCCAATCTTATCAGCGCTACATGTAGCCTATTTCTGTGCACACCACGTCCCAAGGATTCGAAGTCGTCGGCGCACACCCTGGCGGCAGCTGCGCCGTCCTTGCTGAACATGTTGATGACATCTGCGCGATTCGCCGTCAAAAATAGCACATATCGCCGATGGATTGCCTTTAGTGCGACGCTCTCAGGATGTATTGCCACGTTTTCCTTCTACGGGCAATCGCTCCTGCATGACGTCGGTTGGTCTACACAATCCGTTGGCATCTTGATGGGCGTAGAGTGTGCGGTGAGTGCATTCGCGTCAGTCACATCGTCCACCATCACCCGAAAACTAAACATTCCGGGCATCGCGATACTCACCGCGAGTGGCCTCGCACTATTCGCCTGGCTTCCGCCAATTTGCAAGGCCTTCGGCTATCTATTGTCACAAGTAATGGGCAGCACGGCTGAGCCGCTCATCGACAAGTCGCTAAACGACCTGCTCCCAGGTTCTCTACGTGCCACATTGCTATCGGGAAACTCGACTGCTTTCTCACTGTTCATGGTCGCTATCTTCCCTCTATTCGGTTACGTGTCGAGCAGGAGTAGCACCATCCAAACCTATCATTGGTGCAGTGGCCTCCTCCTGTTCAGCCTAGTTATCGGCTTCCCGATTTGGTTATGGAAGCGGCGCCGTAAAGCCGCGATACGCCACGCCAAGAAGAGTCAGGGAACTGTGATGTGA
- the panD gene encoding aspartate 1-decarboxylase, whose protein sequence is MFRTMMKSKIHRATVTEADLNYVGSITIDSDLLKAVDILPNEKVLVVNNNNGERFETYAIEGEAGSGQICANGAAARLVQPGDLVIIMAFAMLSEDELKDFTPKVAFMNPDNTIAELVHSEDPQTKFV, encoded by the coding sequence ATGTTTAGAACAATGATGAAATCAAAAATTCACCGGGCGACGGTTACGGAAGCCGACTTGAATTACGTAGGCAGTATCACGATTGATTCGGATTTATTAAAAGCAGTGGACATTCTTCCGAACGAGAAGGTGCTCGTCGTCAATAACAACAATGGAGAGCGGTTCGAGACGTACGCGATTGAGGGGGAAGCTGGCAGTGGGCAGATTTGCGCCAATGGCGCCGCCGCACGCTTGGTTCAGCCAGGGGACCTCGTCATCATCATGGCATTCGCCATGTTGTCGGAGGACGAACTGAAGGACTTCACGCCGAAGGTAGCATTTATGAACCCGGACAATACGATTGCTGAATTGGTTCATTCGGAGGATCCACAAACGAAATTTGTGTGA
- a CDS encoding DUF378 domain-containing protein, with protein sequence MRWSAIDWIAWVLMLIGGLNWGLVGFFNYNLVDALFGPMSGLSRTIYAVVGLGALWQLISIIAKSGTGTRSDA encoded by the coding sequence ATGCGGTGGAGCGCAATTGACTGGATAGCCTGGGTGCTAATGCTCATCGGCGGTCTGAACTGGGGATTGGTTGGTTTTTTCAATTATAACCTCGTAGATGCGCTGTTCGGTCCAATGTCCGGCCTGAGCCGAACCATCTACGCTGTCGTCGGCCTTGGCGCCTTGTGGCAGCTCATTTCGATCATCGCCAAATCCGGCACAGGCACGCGAAGCGACGCCTGA
- the lysA gene encoding diaminopimelate decarboxylase — MAFEEQTAVRAGAFLPARMQIGDNHHLYIGGCDAVELAKSYGTPLIVYDEKLIRTTIQAFHEVFRRAGVPYQISYASKAFCTMAMCQLVYQEGCGIDVVSGGELYTALESGVPASAIHLHGNNKTPDELGFAVDVGIGAIIVDNFFEIALLQDIAAKSNRIVDVLIRVAPGVEAHTHEFIATGGQDSKFGFDLASDQAHMALRQLADAENLRCVGLHSHIGSQIFDVDGFVVAVERLADLYQYGVRELDLPLTVLNVGGGFGIRYTDEDAPPVAETLSAIIAATRQTFEARELDFPTLWIEPGRSIAGPAGTTLYQIGSQKRIPGIRNYLAVDGGMTDNPRLALYGAKYHAVYANRADAEPEDTWSVAGKCCESGDMLIWDAELPNPKPDDILAVFATGAYNYSMASHYNRIPKPAVVFARDGVATVVVERETWSDLIRKDRRLADL; from the coding sequence ATGGCATTTGAGGAGCAAACGGCGGTTCGGGCTGGTGCATTTCTGCCGGCGCGTATGCAAATTGGCGACAATCATCATTTGTATATCGGGGGCTGTGATGCAGTAGAACTGGCCAAATCGTACGGGACGCCCTTGATTGTCTATGACGAAAAGCTCATTCGCACGACGATTCAAGCGTTTCACGAGGTGTTTCGCCGCGCAGGCGTGCCTTATCAGATATCGTATGCCAGTAAGGCTTTTTGTACGATGGCTATGTGTCAGTTGGTCTATCAGGAGGGCTGTGGCATAGACGTCGTTTCTGGCGGGGAACTCTATACGGCACTCGAGAGTGGGGTACCCGCTAGCGCCATCCACTTACACGGTAACAACAAGACGCCCGACGAGTTGGGATTTGCTGTCGACGTGGGGATTGGCGCGATTATCGTCGACAATTTCTTTGAAATCGCCCTCCTGCAGGACATCGCTGCAAAATCGAATCGCATCGTCGATGTCCTCATTCGCGTCGCGCCTGGCGTCGAGGCGCATACGCACGAATTTATTGCGACTGGCGGACAGGACAGCAAATTCGGGTTCGATCTCGCCAGTGACCAAGCCCATATGGCCTTGCGCCAACTGGCGGACGCCGAAAATTTGCGGTGTGTGGGATTGCATTCGCATATCGGATCGCAAATTTTCGATGTCGACGGCTTCGTCGTCGCCGTGGAGCGACTCGCGGACTTGTATCAGTACGGCGTGCGCGAACTAGACCTCCCGTTGACGGTGCTCAACGTCGGCGGCGGCTTTGGCATTCGCTATACGGACGAAGACGCGCCGCCGGTGGCAGAGACGCTCTCCGCCATCATTGCGGCGACGCGTCAAACCTTCGAAGCTAGAGAATTGGATTTCCCCACGCTGTGGATTGAACCGGGCCGCAGTATCGCAGGGCCAGCAGGCACCACGTTATATCAGATTGGCAGCCAAAAGCGAATCCCGGGGATTCGGAATTATCTGGCGGTTGATGGCGGCATGACGGACAATCCAAGACTTGCGCTTTACGGCGCCAAGTATCACGCGGTGTACGCAAATCGCGCCGATGCCGAGCCGGAGGACACGTGGTCGGTAGCCGGTAAGTGCTGCGAGAGCGGCGATATGCTCATTTGGGATGCGGAATTGCCGAACCCCAAACCGGACGATATCCTCGCCGTGTTTGCGACGGGCGCGTACAACTACAGTATGGCGAGCCATTACAATCGCATCCCAAAACCCGCTGTGGTATTCGCTCGGGATGGCGTGGCAACAGTCGTCGTGGAGCGGGAAACCTGGTCGGATCTCATCCGCAAAGACAGGCGACTTGCCGATTTGTAA